One Sediminibacillus dalangtanensis genomic region harbors:
- a CDS encoding gamma-type small acid-soluble spore protein: MAKNNNPSQTNAQQVRKQNQKAAQGQQFGTEFASETDAQQVRKQNQKAARGQAGQAGAQAGQAGQFGTEFASETDAQQVRKQNQQSQAKKK, from the coding sequence ATGGCTAAAAACAATAACCCAAGCCAAACTAACGCTCAACAAGTTAGAAAACAAAACCAAAAAGCTGCACAAGGTCAACAGTTTGGTACAGAATTTGCTTCTGAGACTGACGCTCAGCAAGTAAGAAAGCAAAACCAAAAAGCTGCCCGCGGCCAAGCAGGACAAGCAGGAGCTCAAGCAGGCCAAGCTGGCCAGTTTGGTACAGAGTTTGCTTCTGAAACTGACGCTCAGCAAGTAAGAAAGCAAAACCAACAATCTCAAGCAAAAAAGAAGTAA
- the ntdP gene encoding nucleoside tri-diphosphate phosphatase produces MAGPQPGSKMQIQSYKHNGQLHRVWESSTVLKGTRNVVIGANDRTLVKESDGRTWITREPAICYFHSKYWFNVIGMLRNDGIYYYCNISSPFVFDEEALKYIDYDLDIKVFPDMTFNLLDEDEYEQHRREMNYPKVVDRILWNHVEYLIHWIRQRKGPFAPEFVDQWYERYLTYR; encoded by the coding sequence ATGGCTGGCCCGCAACCTGGTTCGAAAATGCAAATCCAAAGCTATAAGCACAATGGCCAGCTCCATCGCGTTTGGGAAAGCAGTACGGTGTTAAAGGGCACGCGAAACGTTGTGATAGGAGCTAATGATCGAACCCTGGTCAAGGAAAGCGACGGACGGACATGGATAACAAGGGAACCGGCAATTTGTTATTTTCATTCCAAGTATTGGTTCAATGTGATAGGCATGCTGCGCAATGATGGTATTTATTATTACTGCAACATCAGCTCTCCATTTGTTTTTGATGAAGAAGCGTTGAAGTACATCGATTATGACTTGGATATCAAAGTGTTCCCCGATATGACGTTTAATTTGCTGGATGAAGACGAATACGAGCAGCATAGACGGGAAATGAATTACCCAAAGGTAGTCGACCGGATTTTATGGAATCACGTAGAATATCTCATTCATTGGATCAGACAGCGCAAGGGACCGTTCGCGCCCGAATTCGTCGATCAATGGTATGAACGGTATTTAACCTACCGGTAG
- a CDS encoding ABC transporter ATP-binding protein — translation MDSIKRYMAFVWPYKWRILWTVLIGIVKFGIPLLMPLIVKYVIDNIIGADDLTNSEKLSELFWLMGGAFVVFLVARPPIEYIRQYLAQWTGNKILYDIRDKLFDHIQKLSLRFYSQTKTGEIISRVIHDVEQTKNFVMTGLMNIWLDMITILIAIAIMLTMNVWLTLVAVALFPFYGFAVKLFYGRLRSLTRDRSQALAQVQGHLHERVQGMPVTRSFALEDYEQEQFDQQNSNFLDKALQHTSWNAKTFAVTNTITDLAPLLVIGFAGYFAITGGLTVGTMAAFVGYMDRVYSPLRRLISSSTVLVQSIASMDRVFEFLDEDYDIIDKPDAKQLKEVHGDVKFDQVQFKYTDEEALVLHDVSLDVKKGETIAFVGMSGGGKSTLISLIPRFYDVTGGSIKIDGTDIRDVEARSLRDKIGMVLQDNILFSESISMNIRMGNPYASDEEVIRAAKAANAHEFIMGLSDGYDTMVGERGVKLSGGQKQRIAIARVFLKNPPILILDEATSALDLESEHLIQEALEKLASNRTTFIVAHRLSTITHADRIVLIENGEIKEEGSHHELMNLKGNYYNLYQVQQLDDSTTTEYLGT, via the coding sequence TTGGATAGTATAAAAAGGTACATGGCGTTTGTCTGGCCTTATAAATGGAGGATTCTTTGGACGGTGCTGATCGGGATTGTCAAATTCGGCATTCCATTATTAATGCCGTTGATAGTTAAGTATGTAATCGATAATATTATTGGCGCCGACGACTTGACGAATTCGGAGAAGCTGTCCGAATTATTCTGGCTCATGGGCGGAGCCTTTGTCGTCTTTCTGGTGGCCCGGCCGCCGATTGAGTATATCCGGCAGTATCTGGCCCAGTGGACAGGAAATAAGATTTTATACGATATCAGAGATAAGCTGTTTGACCACATACAGAAATTGAGTTTGCGTTTCTATTCACAGACGAAGACAGGGGAAATTATTTCTCGCGTCATTCATGACGTCGAACAGACCAAAAACTTCGTCATGACTGGTCTGATGAATATTTGGCTGGATATGATCACGATTTTGATCGCGATTGCGATCATGCTGACGATGAATGTTTGGCTCACCCTTGTGGCAGTGGCGTTGTTCCCGTTTTATGGATTTGCCGTCAAGTTGTTTTACGGGAGACTGCGCAGCCTGACCAGAGACCGCTCCCAAGCACTTGCCCAGGTACAGGGCCACTTGCATGAACGCGTGCAGGGGATGCCGGTGACACGAAGCTTTGCGCTTGAAGATTATGAACAAGAACAGTTCGACCAGCAAAACTCGAACTTCCTGGACAAAGCACTCCAGCATACCTCGTGGAACGCAAAAACCTTCGCAGTGACCAATACGATCACCGATTTGGCACCACTTCTCGTTATTGGGTTTGCAGGATATTTTGCGATCACAGGCGGACTTACCGTAGGAACGATGGCTGCTTTCGTCGGTTACATGGACAGGGTGTACAGTCCGCTCAGGCGTTTGATCAGTTCCTCGACCGTGCTGGTACAGTCGATTGCGTCGATGGACCGCGTGTTTGAATTCTTAGATGAAGATTATGATATCATCGACAAACCGGATGCCAAGCAGTTAAAAGAAGTGCACGGCGATGTAAAATTCGATCAAGTCCAGTTTAAATACACCGACGAGGAAGCGCTCGTTCTTCACGATGTGTCCCTAGATGTGAAAAAAGGTGAAACAATAGCGTTTGTCGGAATGAGCGGCGGCGGAAAGTCGACGCTGATCAGCTTGATTCCGCGATTTTACGATGTCACCGGAGGAAGCATCAAAATAGATGGGACCGATATCCGTGATGTTGAAGCACGTTCCCTGAGGGACAAAATCGGCATGGTGCTGCAGGACAATATTTTGTTCAGCGAATCGATTTCCATGAATATTCGGATGGGCAACCCGTATGCCAGCGATGAAGAAGTCATCCGGGCAGCCAAAGCGGCCAACGCCCATGAATTCATCATGGGGCTTTCCGACGGCTATGACACCATGGTCGGGGAACGCGGGGTCAAGCTTTCCGGCGGACAAAAACAGCGGATTGCCATCGCCCGGGTATTTTTGAAAAACCCGCCGATCCTTATATTGGATGAAGCGACTTCCGCGCTCGATTTGGAAAGTGAGCATTTGATCCAGGAGGCGCTCGAAAAACTGGCATCCAACCGGACGACCTTTATCGTCGCCCACCGGCTGTCGACCATCACCCACGCCGATAGAATCGTGCTAATCGAAAACGGAGAAATCAAGGAAGAAGGATCACACCATGAGCTGATGAACCTGAAAGGTAACTACTACAATCTTTATCAGGTACAGCAGCTTGATGACTCGACGACAACCGAATATTTGGGAACATAA
- a CDS encoding FUSC family protein — protein MKLGARMLKTGLAVAISLYIATLAGLPTPIFAGIAAVFAVQPSIYRSFQSIVEQIQANIIGAATAILIVLTLGNDPFVIGFTTILVIGMCIKLNMNQTTMMLAVVAVIAIMESTEMEFITFAFMRFSSLTLGILAAFVVNLFFLPPKYETKLFQKIDRTTSDILQWLRVTTRHLSDEPALKGEIERIQDEIRYIDQTYILYTEERTYLKKNQYSKARKLIVFRQLIACTKKSFDVLQAFNRLGEKIESIPKNFQDALVQELDKVIHSHEKLILSSMGRIRKDHKETLRLISEPDLLRLVEALIHVYQEEEEERLIFLPLASQLMEYHHELKHLRRLLKSYQQYHQDEKFNVTPEYKK, from the coding sequence ATGAAACTCGGAGCACGAATGCTGAAAACAGGTCTGGCAGTCGCTATCTCTCTATACATCGCCACCCTGGCCGGCCTGCCTACTCCGATTTTTGCCGGAATTGCCGCTGTATTCGCGGTACAGCCGTCGATTTACCGCTCGTTTCAATCAATTGTCGAACAAATCCAAGCCAATATCATCGGAGCAGCAACCGCGATCCTCATCGTCCTTACCCTTGGCAACGATCCGTTCGTGATTGGCTTTACCACCATCCTAGTCATCGGGATGTGCATCAAACTGAACATGAACCAAACGACGATGATGCTAGCCGTTGTCGCGGTAATCGCCATCATGGAATCAACGGAAATGGAATTCATCACTTTCGCCTTCATGCGTTTTTCCTCTTTGACGCTAGGGATTCTGGCAGCGTTTGTCGTCAATCTGTTTTTTCTGCCGCCCAAATATGAAACAAAGCTGTTTCAAAAAATTGACCGCACCACTTCCGACATTTTGCAGTGGCTCCGTGTCACAACCAGGCATTTATCAGACGAGCCGGCGCTCAAAGGGGAAATCGAACGTATCCAAGATGAAATTCGCTACATTGATCAAACATACATTCTTTATACCGAGGAACGGACCTATCTAAAAAAGAACCAATACAGCAAGGCACGTAAACTGATTGTGTTCCGCCAGTTGATCGCGTGTACGAAGAAATCGTTCGATGTCCTTCAAGCCTTCAACCGTCTCGGCGAAAAAATCGAGAGCATCCCGAAGAACTTTCAGGATGCGCTCGTCCAAGAGCTTGATAAGGTTATTCATTCCCATGAAAAATTGATATTAAGTTCGATGGGGCGTATTCGAAAGGACCACAAAGAAACATTGCGGCTGATCAGCGAGCCTGATTTGCTGCGGCTTGTCGAGGCATTGATCCACGTGTATCAAGAGGAGGAAGAAGAACGACTGATCTTTTTGCCGCTCGCGTCCCAGCTGATGGAATACCATCACGAACTGAAACATTTACGGCGCCTACTGAAAAGCTACCAGCAATACCACCAGGATGAAAAATTCAACGTGACGCCTGAATACAAAAAATAG
- a CDS encoding glutamate-1-semialdehyde 2,1-aminomutase — MNIEKSKQLHTEAQDHIVGGVNSPSRAYKGVGGGTPVYMERGQGAYFWDVDGNKYIDYLAAYGPIITGHAHPHITEAITHAAENGVLYGTPTALENKFAKMLKEAIPSLEKVRFVNSGTEAVMTTIRVARAYTNRNKIVKFAGSYHGHSDPVLVQAGSGPSTLGTPDSAGVPKAIAQDVITVPFNDIDAYKEAIRHWGDEVAAVLVEPIVGNFGIVEPKPGFLEEVNEVTHNAGALVIYDEVITAFRFTYGSAQQLLNVEPDMTAMGKIIGGGLPIGAYGGRKDIMEQVAPLGPAYQAGTMAGNPASMSAGIACLEVLNQPGVYEKMDKLGEKLEQGILEYARQYNIQITINRLIGAMTVFFTDRKVENYVDAENTDGDKFSRFFKLMLEQGINLAPSKYEAWFLTTEHTEEDIDQTLDAVKNAFAQMSEE; from the coding sequence ATGAATATCGAAAAGTCGAAACAATTACATACAGAGGCACAGGACCATATTGTCGGGGGGGTCAATTCCCCTTCCCGTGCCTATAAAGGAGTAGGCGGCGGTACACCGGTCTATATGGAACGCGGACAGGGCGCTTATTTCTGGGATGTCGACGGCAATAAGTACATCGATTACCTGGCAGCATATGGGCCGATCATCACCGGACATGCCCATCCGCATATCACCGAAGCGATCACCCATGCAGCTGAAAACGGCGTGTTATACGGAACACCGACAGCGTTAGAAAACAAATTCGCCAAAATGCTCAAAGAAGCGATTCCTTCCCTCGAAAAAGTCCGCTTCGTCAATTCCGGGACGGAAGCGGTCATGACAACGATCCGTGTCGCCCGTGCTTATACGAACCGCAACAAAATCGTCAAGTTTGCCGGAAGTTATCACGGCCACTCCGATCCGGTGCTTGTCCAGGCCGGTTCTGGACCATCCACACTGGGAACACCGGACTCTGCCGGAGTGCCTAAGGCGATTGCCCAAGATGTGATCACAGTTCCTTTCAATGACATCGATGCCTATAAAGAAGCGATCCGCCATTGGGGCGATGAGGTCGCAGCTGTCCTGGTCGAGCCGATTGTCGGCAACTTCGGCATTGTCGAGCCGAAGCCTGGCTTCCTGGAGGAAGTCAACGAAGTCACCCATAATGCTGGTGCGCTAGTGATTTATGATGAAGTCATCACTGCGTTCCGATTTACCTACGGCAGTGCCCAACAGCTGTTGAATGTGGAACCGGACATGACGGCGATGGGTAAAATCATCGGCGGCGGTCTGCCGATTGGCGCTTATGGCGGACGCAAGGACATCATGGAACAGGTTGCCCCGCTCGGACCCGCCTACCAGGCCGGAACGATGGCCGGAAACCCGGCATCCATGTCTGCGGGCATCGCCTGTCTGGAAGTGCTCAACCAGCCCGGTGTCTATGAGAAAATGGACAAGCTTGGCGAAAAACTGGAGCAAGGGATCCTGGAATACGCCCGTCAATACAATATCCAAATAACCATCAACCGGTTGATCGGCGCCATGACCGTCTTCTTTACCGACAGGAAGGTAGAAAACTATGTGGACGCGGAAAACACCGATGGCGACAAGTTTTCCAGGTTTTTCAAGCTGATGCTGGAGCAGGGAATCAACCTGGCGCCATCCAAGTATGAAGCCTGGTTCCTGACGACCGAGCATACCGAAGAAGATATTGATCAAACACTCGATGCAGTGAAAAACGCCTTTGCCCAAATGAGCGAGGAATAA
- a CDS encoding potassium channel family protein, giving the protein MTWIIAALIVWLLAGSLYSFIFHKSYQRSYFSLEIFYTLIVLYLAVMLGFALLYFILSFNGVVLIEGDSLSKVAPLEALAHALYFSGVTLMTVGYGDIIPIGIGRVLALTEALIGYVLPAAFFLKVWQSSVEDKAQQDKEASFKKHHPFT; this is encoded by the coding sequence ATGACCTGGATCATTGCCGCATTGATCGTCTGGCTGCTTGCCGGCAGTCTTTATTCCTTTATATTCCATAAGTCATATCAGCGCAGCTATTTTTCACTGGAAATTTTCTATACACTGATCGTGCTGTACTTGGCTGTCATGCTCGGTTTTGCCTTGTTGTATTTTATTTTATCGTTCAACGGTGTCGTCCTGATCGAAGGAGATTCCCTGTCCAAGGTCGCTCCATTGGAGGCATTGGCACATGCCCTCTATTTCAGCGGGGTCACGTTGATGACCGTCGGCTACGGCGATATCATCCCGATCGGAATAGGAAGGGTGCTTGCGTTAACTGAGGCCTTGATCGGGTATGTTCTGCCGGCCGCTTTTTTTCTCAAAGTTTGGCAGTCGTCGGTTGAGGACAAAGCGCAGCAGGATAAAGAAGCTTCCTTTAAAAAGCACCATCCCTTTACGTAA
- a CDS encoding potassium channel family protein has product MLSQVILALIIIFIVGNLYYFFTNKSFKKSYFNRSLFFKLFFVLTGITFGFALLYYVLSLNGPVLVYSDPAGSKPADHSFLTYLYYSGETILSVGYGDIVPLGVARPLSLIEAAIGVLLPTAYFMRAFGSNKHEDDNDD; this is encoded by the coding sequence TTGCTTTCTCAAGTCATTCTTGCGTTGATCATCATTTTTATCGTAGGAAATCTTTATTATTTCTTCACCAATAAATCATTTAAAAAAAGTTATTTCAACAGATCATTGTTTTTTAAATTGTTTTTTGTACTGACCGGAATCACTTTCGGTTTTGCGTTGTTGTATTATGTACTTTCCCTGAACGGTCCCGTGCTTGTATACTCTGATCCTGCCGGTAGCAAGCCGGCAGACCATTCGTTCCTTACGTATCTCTATTACAGCGGCGAAACAATCCTTTCCGTTGGTTACGGAGATATCGTACCGCTCGGTGTCGCCCGGCCGCTCTCCCTTATTGAAGCTGCGATTGGTGTCTTGCTGCCGACCGCTTATTTTATGAGAGCTTTTGGAAGCAACAAGCATGAAGACGATAATGACGATTAG
- the bcp gene encoding thioredoxin-dependent thiol peroxidase, which produces MTTEIGKLAPDFALKANTGETVKLSDFQGKNVVLYFYPKDNTPGCTTEACDFRDNHQRFADLDAVILGVSPDSEASHQKFQEKYDLPFQLLVDEDHKVAESYGVWKLKKNFGKEYMGIERSTFIIDKQGTLQKEFRKVKVQGHVEEALEYIKENLS; this is translated from the coding sequence ATGACCACGGAAATTGGCAAACTGGCACCAGATTTTGCCTTGAAAGCAAACACGGGTGAAACGGTTAAACTGTCGGATTTTCAAGGCAAAAACGTCGTGCTCTATTTTTATCCGAAGGACAATACGCCTGGCTGTACGACAGAAGCATGTGACTTCCGCGACAATCATCAACGCTTTGCCGACCTCGATGCCGTCATTCTCGGTGTCAGTCCGGACTCCGAAGCAAGTCATCAGAAGTTCCAGGAAAAATACGACCTTCCGTTCCAGCTGCTGGTTGACGAAGACCATAAAGTGGCCGAGTCATACGGCGTTTGGAAGCTGAAAAAGAATTTTGGCAAAGAGTATATGGGCATCGAACGCTCAACCTTCATCATCGACAAGCAGGGGACGTTGCAAAAAGAATTCCGCAAAGTCAAAGTGCAGGGACATGTGGAAGAGGCATTGGAATATATCAAAGAAAACTTGAGCTGA
- a CDS encoding aminopeptidase yields the protein MKDSRLTELAEVLLKHSLTIQAGEKVLITGNTNAKPLIKELVKKAYQLQALPYTELVDDEIRRLEIEEVKEEQLALQNKWDLARFKDIDAFIQIVGEENDAEFSTVPAEKWELAGRVLKPANDYLIDNKKWVLLNYPTPGAAQKASKTFDDYFDYLLDVCTVDYKQMEEAQRPLKELMDKTDKVRITAEGTDLTFSIKDIPSVMCFGERNIPDGEVYTAPVKDSVNGTITYNTPCPYRGVTFHNVSLRFKDGKIVEATADKTEELNKILDTDEGARFIGEFALGLNPQITEPMGDILFDEKIAGSLHFTPGEAYDDAPNGNESSVHWDMVLIQRPEYGGGEIYFDDVLIRKDGEFVLDALKGLNPENLS from the coding sequence ATGAAAGATTCCAGACTAACTGAGCTTGCAGAAGTATTGCTGAAGCATTCGTTGACGATTCAAGCAGGAGAAAAGGTATTGATTACCGGAAACACGAACGCAAAGCCGTTGATCAAGGAGTTGGTCAAAAAGGCATATCAATTACAGGCACTTCCATACACGGAATTGGTCGATGATGAAATCCGGCGACTGGAAATAGAAGAAGTGAAAGAGGAGCAATTGGCTTTGCAAAATAAATGGGATTTGGCACGCTTCAAAGATATCGATGCGTTTATCCAAATCGTCGGGGAAGAAAACGACGCGGAATTCAGCACGGTGCCGGCTGAAAAGTGGGAATTGGCTGGACGGGTGTTGAAGCCTGCCAACGATTACCTGATCGACAACAAAAAATGGGTGCTGCTGAACTATCCGACACCTGGGGCAGCGCAGAAAGCCAGCAAAACATTTGATGATTACTTTGATTACTTGCTGGATGTCTGCACGGTCGACTACAAACAAATGGAAGAGGCACAGCGCCCATTGAAAGAGCTGATGGATAAAACCGATAAAGTGCGAATCACCGCTGAAGGCACCGATTTAACCTTTTCTATCAAGGATATTCCTTCGGTGATGTGCTTTGGGGAACGGAACATACCAGACGGAGAAGTGTACACCGCGCCAGTAAAGGACAGCGTCAACGGGACGATCACGTATAACACGCCATGTCCATACCGAGGAGTCACGTTTCACAACGTGTCGCTGAGATTTAAAGACGGCAAAATCGTCGAAGCGACTGCCGATAAAACCGAGGAATTGAACAAGATCCTCGATACCGACGAAGGAGCACGCTTCATTGGCGAATTCGCCCTTGGGTTGAACCCGCAAATCACCGAACCGATGGGCGATATTCTGTTTGATGAAAAAATTGCCGGCAGTCTGCACTTCACCCCGGGCGAAGCGTATGATGATGCACCGAACGGCAATGAATCCTCAGTCCACTGGGACATGGTACTGATCCAGCGGCCGGAATACGGTGGAGGAGAGATTTACTTTGACGATGTGTTGATCCGGAAGGACGGCGAGTTTGTCCTCGATGCGTTGAAAGGGCTGAACCCCGAAAATCTGTCCTGA
- a CDS encoding D-2-hydroxyacid dehydrogenase, whose translation MNIVSSAEIPQNMQDHFTATYPSHQFQFCSGMEEAETYIQSADILLTYGEDLTDELIEQAAELKWIMVLSAGIDELPFEAIKKKGIIVTNSRGIHKIPMAEYAIGMLLQVCRNAELFIDSQRSHQWARGERAGLREISNKTMVIVGAGAIGQELARLAKAFRMKTIGVSHSGTEKSYFDEMYTQKDLASVLPNADFVVSILPSTKETRGFFRKEHFEKMPPSAIFLNMGRGDAVASETILDALDRGEIAHAILDVFEQEPLPADHPLWDHEKVTMTPHVSGASPEYLPRAMDIFEENLEKYVSGDQQLVNTIQLDRGY comes from the coding sequence ATGAATATCGTATCATCCGCAGAAATTCCACAAAACATGCAAGACCACTTTACCGCTACCTATCCATCCCATCAATTCCAATTTTGCAGTGGGATGGAAGAAGCAGAGACGTACATCCAATCGGCTGATATCCTGCTTACCTATGGGGAGGATTTGACCGATGAATTGATCGAACAGGCGGCCGAGTTGAAATGGATTATGGTGCTGTCAGCCGGTATCGATGAACTACCGTTTGAAGCGATCAAGAAAAAGGGGATTATCGTCACCAATTCCAGGGGAATTCACAAAATACCGATGGCTGAATATGCAATCGGCATGCTGCTGCAGGTATGCCGTAACGCAGAGCTGTTCATCGATAGCCAGCGCAGCCATCAATGGGCACGTGGTGAACGGGCCGGCCTTCGGGAAATCTCCAACAAAACGATGGTCATCGTCGGTGCTGGCGCGATCGGACAGGAACTGGCCCGGCTCGCCAAGGCCTTCCGGATGAAAACAATCGGAGTATCGCACAGCGGAACCGAAAAAAGCTACTTTGACGAGATGTACACGCAAAAGGATTTGGCATCCGTCCTGCCTAACGCCGATTTCGTCGTATCAATCTTGCCGAGTACCAAGGAAACAAGAGGCTTTTTTCGCAAGGAGCATTTCGAAAAAATGCCGCCATCGGCCATTTTCCTGAACATGGGACGCGGCGATGCGGTGGCCAGTGAGACGATCCTTGATGCGCTTGACCGAGGCGAAATTGCCCACGCCATCCTCGATGTATTTGAACAAGAGCCGCTGCCGGCGGACCATCCACTATGGGATCATGAAAAAGTGACGATGACACCGCATGTCTCCGGTGCTTCTCCCGAATATTTGCCAAGGGCGATGGATATATTTGAAGAGAACCTGGAAAAATACGTGAGCGGTGACCAACAACTCGTCAACACCATTCAATTGGACAGGGGGTATTGA
- a CDS encoding cob(I)yrinic acid a,c-diamide adenosyltransferase translates to MRIYTRSGDKGKTSLIYGKRVLKNDIRVEAYGTCDEANSMIGLAVSHLAEESWSGKDDFLRVLHRIQTILFHVGAELATPQGKEVTWKLKESHIDELEKQIDEWDQRLEPLKNFILPSGKPGAAALHTARTVVRRAERLAVALEDELERPLVLSYLNRLSDFLFVAARYANQQSGGEELPLQADV, encoded by the coding sequence ATGCGGATTTACACACGATCGGGGGATAAAGGAAAAACGTCTTTGATTTACGGGAAACGCGTACTGAAAAATGATATCCGGGTGGAAGCATATGGCACGTGCGATGAAGCCAATTCGATGATCGGACTTGCCGTCAGTCATCTTGCAGAAGAAAGTTGGTCCGGAAAAGATGACTTTCTCAGAGTCCTCCATCGTATCCAAACGATTTTGTTCCATGTCGGAGCGGAACTTGCGACTCCACAAGGAAAAGAAGTGACCTGGAAGCTGAAGGAAAGCCATATCGATGAACTGGAAAAACAAATCGATGAATGGGATCAGCGCTTGGAACCGCTGAAGAACTTCATCCTTCCATCCGGAAAGCCCGGAGCTGCTGCTCTGCACACCGCAAGGACAGTGGTGAGACGGGCAGAAAGGCTGGCGGTCGCTCTGGAAGACGAGCTGGAAAGGCCGCTTGTCCTGTCATACCTGAACCGGCTGTCCGACTTTTTATTCGTGGCTGCCCGCTATGCTAACCAGCAGTCAGGGGGAGAAGAGCTGCCGCTGCAGGCGGACGTGTAG
- the perR gene encoding peroxide-responsive transcriptional repressor PerR, which translates to MTVSEAQLQEAVGRLKNSGVRITPQRHAVLEYLLNAEIHPTADDIYKALEGKFPNMSVATVYNNLRVFREIGLVRELTYGDSSSRFDCNTSDHYHVICDSCGKIVDFHYPRLDEVESLAQKVTGFDVSHHRMELYGTCENCKKATQH; encoded by the coding sequence ATGACGGTGTCTGAAGCACAACTTCAAGAAGCTGTCGGCCGGCTGAAAAATTCAGGCGTAAGAATCACACCACAGCGTCATGCGGTATTAGAATATTTATTGAATGCAGAGATCCATCCGACCGCTGATGACATATACAAGGCACTGGAAGGGAAATTCCCGAACATGAGTGTCGCGACTGTCTACAACAACCTTCGGGTATTCCGCGAAATCGGATTGGTTAGGGAATTAACCTACGGGGATTCCTCCAGCAGGTTCGACTGCAATACATCCGATCATTACCATGTTATTTGTGATTCCTGCGGTAAAATCGTCGACTTCCATTATCCACGTCTTGATGAAGTAGAGTCGCTTGCACAGAAAGTGACAGGATTTGACGTAAGCCACCATCGAATGGAACTCTACGGAACATGCGAAAATTGCAAAAAAGCCACCCAGCACTAA
- a CDS encoding YgzB family protein, protein MALNYSSKINKIRTFALSLVFIGFGVMYLGILTKKIEWLMAIFFILGLLCIVFSTVVYFWIGMLSTRARQIICPTCNKPTKILGRVDACMHCKQPLTIDKNLEGKEFDEKYNSKEYRKQIKNQHQTNDSK, encoded by the coding sequence TTGGCTTTAAACTATAGCAGCAAAATCAATAAAATCCGTACGTTTGCCTTAAGTCTGGTTTTTATCGGATTCGGTGTCATGTACCTCGGCATTTTGACGAAAAAAATCGAATGGCTGATGGCGATCTTTTTCATACTCGGTTTATTATGTATCGTATTTAGTACGGTCGTCTACTTCTGGATCGGCATGCTGTCCACACGAGCACGCCAGATTATCTGCCCTACCTGCAACAAACCGACTAAAATACTTGGACGCGTCGACGCCTGCATGCATTGCAAACAGCCGTTGACCATCGACAAGAATCTCGAAGGCAAAGAATTCGACGAAAAATACAATTCGAAAGAGTATCGTAAGCAGATAAAGAACCAGCATCAAACAAACGACTCCAAATAA